Part of the Flavobacterium alkalisoli genome is shown below.
ATACTTAAAGTTACATGACTGTATATAGAAAGCCCCGGCTATAAAGCCAGGGCTCATTATTGTATTATTTACTTGTTCTCAAAGCAATCTATAATGCGATAGGCAATCCTTAATGCTTCTGTACCGTCTTCCAGTGTTACTATCGGGTCAGTATCGTTGTTAATGGCATCGGCAAAGGTTTCCAACTCGTCCAGTATGGCATTGTTTGCCAGGATATCCGGATTTTCAAAATAGATCTGTTTTTTAAGACCCTCGGCATTTTGAAGTATCATATCAAAATCGCCCGGTTCTTCAGGTGCATCCTTCATTTTTACCACCTCACACATCTTGTCTAAAAAGTCTACCGATATATAGGCATCCTTCTGAAAGAAGCGTGATTTACGCATATTCTTTAAAGAGATACGGCTTGAGGTTAAGTTGGCAACACATCCGTTTTCAAACTCAATGCGGGCATTGGCAATATCCGGGGTATCACTTATAACAGAAACTCCGCTCGCCTTAATGTCTTTTACTTTGCTGTTTACTACGCTAAGTATAACATCTATATCGTGTATCATTAAATCCAGTACCACAGGCACATCTGTACCGCGAGGGTTAAACTCTGCAAGGCGGTGGGTTTCAATAAACATTGGGTTGGCAATCTTTTCTTTTGTAGCTATAAAGGCAGGGTTAAAGCGCTCTACATGGCCTACCTGTCCTTTTACGTTATATTGCTTGGCAAGGGTAATAATTTCCTCAGCTTCCTCAACAGTGTTAGATATAGGTTTCTCTACAAAAATGTGCTTTCCGGCCATAATTGCATCCTTTGCACAATCGTGGTGAGAAAGGGTAGGGGTAACAATATCCACCACATCTACAGCCTGTATAAGCTCTTCTATAGTGTCAAATTTGCGGTAGCCATATTCTTTAGCTACTTTATCGGCATTAGAGCTGTTAGGGTCATAAAAACCTATCAGTTCATATTTTTGGGACTGATTGAGCAAACGCAGGTGGATTTTCCCTAAGTGGCCTGCGCCCAATACTCCTACTTTAAGCATAAGGATAAAATTTTTAACAAAAATAAGATTATTTGGCTGCAAAATACAAAACACCCCTTTAAAAATATCCCCTTTAGTCAGATAGTCCTATTATTAAATTTTTCTAAAAAAATACTCTTGCGCCTTATGGAAATTGTTTTCTATTTTTACAAAATAAATTTATTTGAACATTGAAAGATACAGCAAAACATCAGGGACTTCGTAATCAGTTGGTAAGCGTTTTAGAACAAAAAGGCATTACCGATAAAAATGTTTTGGCTGCTATCAATAAAATTCCGCGCCATCTTTTTCTGGATTCCAGCTTTTCAGATTATGCCTATCAGGACAAGGCTTTCCCGATAGGGGCAGGGCAAACCATATCCCAGCCTTATACGGTGGCTTTTCAGTCGCAGTTGCTTGAGGTAAAACCGGAACATAAAGTACTTGAAATAGGTACGGGGTCGGGTTATCAAACGGCGGTGTTGTGTACTATGGGTGCAAAAGTATACAGTGTGGAAAGACAAAAAGAACTGTTTAAGTCTACCTCATTGTTATTACCTAAGCTGGGTATAAGGCCTAAACACCTTTCGTTTGGCGATGGATATAAAGGATTACCCAATTTTGCCCCGTTTGACAGCGTGATTGTTACGGCAGGAGCCCCGTTTATTCCTAAGCCGCTTATGGCACAGCTTAAAATAGGCGGAAGGCTAATTATTCCTGTAGATAATGAGCAGGGGGTACAAATTATGACAATGCTTATAAGAAAGACCGAAACCCAGTTTGAAAAACATGAATTTGGAGAATTTAGGTTTGTACCGTTGTTGGAGAACAAGAATTAGTATTCAGTGTTCAGTCGCAGTATTCCGTTTTAAAATAAGGAATAGTTTTGCTGTTTAGACTGAGAAAAGTCTTTAGACTTTATGACTTTCGGCTTTAAGACTAATATGCCTTTTTAATCCTGTCAAGATCGCGTTTTACATCACGGTCTTTAATGGTATCACGTTTGTCGTAGTTTTTCTTACCGCGGGCTAATCCTATCTCCAGTTTTGCCAATCCTTTTTCGTTAGTGAACAAACGAAGCGGAACTATGGTAAGGCCTTTGTTCTGCACACTTTTTAAAAGGCTTTTAAGTTCTTTTTTGTTTAAAAGTAGTTTTCGTTCGCTTTTAGGCGCATGGCTAAAACTTCTGCTATAGGTATACTCTTCTATATTCGTATTGATGGCAAACAGCTCGTGTCCCTGAAATTCACAGAAACTTTCGGCAATAGAAGCCTTACCCAAACGAATGGATTTTATTTCAGAACCTGCCAAAACAATACCGGCCGTATAACGCTCCAGTATCTCAAAATCGAACTTGGCTCTTTTGTTTAATATGTTAACCGTTTTTTGCATAAGGATTGCAAAGGTAAGTACAATAGTTTAATGCGGCAAGGGGTTGGCCTTTGCCTGTAATAATTATATTTTTTGATGTTTGTTACCTAATAGAGCTTCTGTTAGTGTATTAAAAATACTGTCTATCTTTACACCATGGAAATAAAACGCTCTAACGACCCGCTTCACGGCATTACCTTAAAAAAGATACTGGAAGACCTGGTAAGTTTTTATGGCTTTGATACCCTTGGCGAACTTATAAATATAAGATGTTTTAATGATAACCCAAGTGTAAAGTCGAGCCTTACTTTTTTAAGGAAAACCGACTGGGCACGCAAAAAGGTAGAAGACCTTTATATACGCACCCTGCCTAAAATGCAGCAGGACTAAGCCTCTGCAATTCCTTTCCATTTTTTAATCAGTCTGGTTAGCGGATACATATAAAGTACTATAATAATCAGCCAACTATAGATGCATAGAAATATATTTTCATCAATCCATTCTTCTAACGAATTTTTTTCATGATAATAAATAGAGGTAACATACATTGGTGCTGGCCTGGTTATCATAGAATAAAAGCTTATAGCTGCACGAATTATTATTATTCCGGTTGGTAACAGCCATAGTAATGCATTAACAATTATACCGGATATTTTTTTACTTGTTTTAATCCTGATACGATGTAGGAAGTAGAAAAAACATGCAGCAATAATTACTGTCCATGTTATAAGAAATATGGTGAGTTCATCTATTATCAGCAACAATCTTAAAAAATGATCTGCGACCAATGAGAAGATGAACGTAACAAGACCCAATACTCCTATAGATACCGCTGCAATAAGCCAGCTTTTTGCAGAAGTAACCTTAAACGAAAAAATTAAAAAAGATAAAACAAAGGCAAAAATGAAATAGCCTACAATATCTTTGAAGTTAATTGGAGATACATAAGCCCCCGAAATTCTGTCGTAACCATTATATAGCTGGTTAAACGGAACATGATACTTGGGGTAAACTTTCATTCTCATCCTTTCATACCTGGTAAAATTGTTTTCAGTATCATTTCTGTCGGTATAGTCTTCATTTTCTTTTCGTTCATCATGTATAGCATCTTCACTGTGGGTACCTACAATCTGATAGTCTTCATACATATCAGGTTTGTAAATAAAGTTAAACCATTCTTCACTGGTGATATTGGCTTTAAGTCCATGCTCGTTGGCTATAGTAAAAAAATCGTCGAGAACTTTTCTAACAGAATCTTTTTCCCTGTTAAGCATCCATCTTTTTACTTTCCATTCATTAAGTGAATCGTTTATATGAGGCTGTATGGAAAAAGATTGCTTTTGCCTGTTCATTAACGAAGTAAGCTTATATTCATTTTCAAAATAACATACGGTATCCCACTCACGGTTGTAGTAGTCGTCATTTCTGTCATCATATTGATAGTCATACTCATCATAATACTCTGTTTCCGGTGTTTCGACAACTGCTGCTTCTATTTCTACATCTCCATAGTACTCACTTAATGAATCAAATGAAGTTTTTCCTTTTAAAAGTTCATTATACATGGTTCGGTCAAAACGTTTCCATGGATGGAATGAACCATTCACAAAAAGCGAAGCCTTACTTATTATATCGGCTCTTTTTATAACCTCTTCCTTGTCAAAATAGTTTCTTGCCCTTAAATCGTAAGCGTATTGATATATAGGTATGTAGCTAACATTTAGAAGGCATACAATTAATATTATTAACCATTCTTTGTAAAGCGAATTGTTCTTTTTAGGATAAAACGATTTAAAAGCATTATTCCTTACATAAAATACCAGCCATAGTATAATCACAAGTAGTGCAATTACTATAGCTAAAAATGCTACTATCTTTTTGTAACTTCTTAGGGGATTATAACCATAAGGATCTGTAAAGTCTACTTCGCCTGAAATATATCCGCCAATAAAAAATGCCAGGTTAACAATCAATGTTATAATAAGTACCGGTACAAACTTAGTGTTCCATAATAACGGATGGCGAAGCAGCAGGTGGTTTTGTATTTTTTTAAACATAGTGTAGGTGTGTAGTTTTAAGAAACAAAAAAGCGTCTTGTAGAGTTAGAAATATCACGCAGGTAAACCACCGGAATGTTTTTGTCTATAATGGTTTTCATAAAACCATTTAGGGTTACACCGCTGTTAAAGGTAGCAATGTAAGTACCTCCGTTAAACTGTAGGCTTATTAGCCCTGCACTAAGAAGGCTGTCGTTAAGCATACTTTGCGTCCACGGACTCTCAAATTCCACAACAAGGTGTTTTTCTGTTTCCTGATTTTCTCCTGTCTCCCTAAGGTTTTTTTGTTGTCCATGCCTTAGGAATATAACCTCGTCTGATGTTTTTTCAACCTCATACAGCTGCTGCGAACTTAATATAATACCCACAGGCCTGAATGGCGACTTAGCAATTGCCCTAAAATCTTCCAGTACTGTTTGCTGTGCCAGTATATCAAGGTTAGCAAGAGGTTCATCTATAAGTAATACTTTTGGTTTTCTTAATAGCATACGTGCCAGTTCAAAACGCATTTTATATCCTGACGATAAGTCTTTCCATTTGTGTTTCCTAAAGTTTCTCAGTCCCAGCCTGCCTACTATCAGTTCAACTACCAGCGGGCTTTCCTCAGGAATATAGCCATAACTGGAAGCCGTAAACATAAGATTGTCCATCATGGAGCCATACCAGGTATCTGTACGCTGCGGTATATATACCAGTTTGGTACGCAACTCATAAAGGTCACTATAATTAAACTTGTAGTTTATTTTTCCTCCTGTAGGATGTAGTTCTCCGCAAAGGGAACGTAGCAGGGTAGTTTTACCATTACCGTTTTCGCCTACAAGGCCTATAATATCACCTTCGTTAAGGGTAAGGTTAAC
Proteins encoded:
- a CDS encoding ABC transporter ATP-binding protein; amino-acid sequence: MNEFEKQYQEIKDFLRFEDYTLAVKRIIDFTLDTQDISFYKKTCNLLDWLDENSGSGSKKEKLESLLEELHAFLAKLTIQPAQPILEAIELKKKYSSFSLGPVNLTLNEGDIIGLVGENGNGKTTLLRSLCGELHPTGGKINYKFNYSDLYELRTKLVYIPQRTDTWYGSMMDNLMFTASSYGYIPEESPLVVELIVGRLGLRNFRKHKWKDLSSGYKMRFELARMLLRKPKVLLIDEPLANLDILAQQTVLEDFRAIAKSPFRPVGIILSSQQLYEVEKTSDEVIFLRHGQQKNLRETGENQETEKHLVVEFESPWTQSMLNDSLLSAGLISLQFNGGTYIATFNSGVTLNGFMKTIIDKNIPVVYLRDISNSTRRFFVS
- a CDS encoding protein-L-isoaspartate(D-aspartate) O-methyltransferase, coding for MKDTAKHQGLRNQLVSVLEQKGITDKNVLAAINKIPRHLFLDSSFSDYAYQDKAFPIGAGQTISQPYTVAFQSQLLEVKPEHKVLEIGTGSGYQTAVLCTMGAKVYSVERQKELFKSTSLLLPKLGIRPKHLSFGDGYKGLPNFAPFDSVIVTAGAPFIPKPLMAQLKIGGRLIIPVDNEQGVQIMTMLIRKTETQFEKHEFGEFRFVPLLENKN
- a CDS encoding Gfo/Idh/MocA family protein, with the protein product MLKVGVLGAGHLGKIHLRLLNQSQKYELIGFYDPNSSNADKVAKEYGYRKFDTIEELIQAVDVVDIVTPTLSHHDCAKDAIMAGKHIFVEKPISNTVEEAEEIITLAKQYNVKGQVGHVERFNPAFIATKEKIANPMFIETHRLAEFNPRGTDVPVVLDLMIHDIDVILSVVNSKVKDIKASGVSVISDTPDIANARIEFENGCVANLTSSRISLKNMRKSRFFQKDAYISVDFLDKMCEVVKMKDAPEEPGDFDMILQNAEGLKKQIYFENPDILANNAILDELETFADAINNDTDPIVTLEDGTEALRIAYRIIDCFENK
- the smpB gene encoding SsrA-binding protein SmpB, which produces MQKTVNILNKRAKFDFEILERYTAGIVLAGSEIKSIRLGKASIAESFCEFQGHELFAINTNIEEYTYSRSFSHAPKSERKLLLNKKELKSLLKSVQNKGLTIVPLRLFTNEKGLAKLEIGLARGKKNYDKRDTIKDRDVKRDLDRIKKAY
- a CDS encoding VF530 family protein → MEIKRSNDPLHGITLKKILEDLVSFYGFDTLGELINIRCFNDNPSVKSSLTFLRKTDWARKKVEDLYIRTLPKMQQD